A window from Sus scrofa isolate TJ Tabasco breed Duroc chromosome 2, Sscrofa11.1, whole genome shotgun sequence encodes these proteins:
- the AKAP8L gene encoding A-kinase anchor protein 8-like isoform X2 has translation MSYTGFVQGSETTLQSTYSDTSAQPTCDYGYGTWNSGTNRGYENYGYGYGYGQDNTTNYGYDSYEACDSRAVLSERDLYRSGYDYGELDPEMEMAYEGQYDAYRDQFRMRGGDTFGPRAQGWARDSRSGRPMASGYGRMWEDPMGARGQCMPGASRLPSLFSQNIIPEYGMFQGMRGGGTFPGGSRFGFGFGNGMKQMRRTWKTWTTADFRTKKKKRKQCGSPDEPDSKATRTDCSDNSDSDNDEGTEGEAAEGTEGTEAVEKGSRAEGEDEEGKEEGKEEGKEDADKGSLSTQDESGQTKRKLQTGKKSQDKQKKRQRDRMVERIQFVCSLCKYRTFYEDEMASHLDSKFHKEHFKYVGTKLPKQTADFLQEYVANKTKKTEELRKTVEDLDGLIQQIYRDQDLTQEIAMEHFVKKVEAAHCAACDLFIPMQFGIIQKHLKTMDHNRNRRLMMEQSKKSSLMVARSILNNKLISKKLERYLKGENPFTDSPEEEKEQEEAEGGALDEGALVEAAGVAEDAPAQPPVPPEPVSGAATPPPPPPPEEEEEALPLLGGALQRQIRGIPGLDVEADDEEEGGGGAP, from the exons GCTACGAGAACTATGGttatggctatggctatggccagGATAACACCACCAACTATGG ATATGATTCCTACGAGGCCTGTGACTCAAGGGCTGTCCTGAGCGAGCGTGATCTGTACCGGTCAGGCTATGACTACGGCGAGCTTGACCCTGAGATGGAAATGGCCTACGAGGGCCAGTACGATGCCTACCGCGACCAGTTCCGCATGCGTGGCGGCGACACCTTTGGCCCGAGGGCTCAGGGCTGGGCCCGGGACTCGCGGAGTGGCCGGCCAATGGCCTCGGGCTATGGGCGCATGTGGGAAGACCCCATGGGGGCCCGGGGCCAGTGCATGCCTGGTGCCTCCCGGctgccctccctcttctcccagaaTATCATCCCTGAGTACGGCATGTTCCAGGGCATGCGAGGAGGGGGCACCTTCCCAGGTGGCTCCCGCTTTGGCTTTGGGTTTGGCAATGGCATGAAGCAGATGAGGCGGACCTGGAAGACCTGGACCACAGCTGACTTCCGG accaagaaaaagaagagaaagcaatgTGGCAGTCCTGATGAGCCAGACAGCAAAGCCACCCGGACAGACTGTTCTGATAACAGTGATTCAGACAATG ACGAGGGCACCGAGGGGGAAGCTGCTGAGGGCACTGAAGGCACCGAAGCTGTGGAGAAGGGCTCCAGAGCA GAAGGAGAAGACgaagagggaaaagaggagggaaaggaagaaggcaaAGAGGATGCAGACAAGG GGTCCCTGAGCACCCAGGATGAGAGTGGCCAGACCAAGCGCAAGTTGCAGACAGGCAAGAAGAGTCAGGACAAGCAGAAAAAGCGGCAGCGAGACCGTATGGTGGAAAG GATCCAGTTTGTGTGTTCTCTCTGCAAATATCGGACCTTTTATGAGGATGAGATGGCCAGCCACCTTGACAGCAAGTTTCACAAGGAACACTTTAAGTATGTAGGCACCAAGCTCCCCAAGCAGACAGCTGACTTTCTGCAG GAGTATGTTGCCAACAAGACCAAGAAGACAGAGGAGCTCCGAAAAACTGTGGAGGACCTTGATGGTCTGATCCAGCAGATCTACAGAGACCAAGATCTGACTCAAG AAATTGCCATGGAACATTTTGTGAAGAAGGTAGAGGCAGCCCACTGTGCAGCCTGTGACCTCTTCATTCCTATGCAGTTTGGGATCATTCAGAAGCACCTCAAGACCATGGATCACAACCGGAACCGCAGG CTCATGATGGAGCAGTCTAAGAAGTCCTCGCTCATGGTGGCTCGCAGCATCCTTAACAACAAGCTCATCAGCAAGAAGCTGGAACGCTATCTGAAG GGAGAGAACCCTTTCACCGACAGCCcggaggaggagaaggaacagGAGGAGGCCGAGGGCGGTGCCCTGGATGAGGGGGCGCTAGTCGAAGCAGCGGGAGTCGCAGAGGACGCGCCGGCTCAGCCCCCGGTGCCCCCGGAACCGGTCTCTGGGGCTGcgaccccgcccccacctccgccccctgaggaggaggaggaagccttGCCCCTGCTGGGCGGGGCGCTGCAGCGCCAAATCCGAGGCATCCCAGGCCTCGATGTAGAGGCTGACGACGAGGAGGAGGGCGGAGGGGGCGCTCCATGA
- the AKAP8L gene encoding A-kinase anchor protein 8-like isoform X1 — protein sequence MSYTGFVQGSETTLQSTYSDTSAQPTCDYGYGTWNSGTNRGYENYGYGYGYGQDNTTNYGYGMATSNSWEMPSSDTNANPSAMGSASADSVLSRINQRLDMVPHLETDVIQGGVYSSGGERYDSYEACDSRAVLSERDLYRSGYDYGELDPEMEMAYEGQYDAYRDQFRMRGGDTFGPRAQGWARDSRSGRPMASGYGRMWEDPMGARGQCMPGASRLPSLFSQNIIPEYGMFQGMRGGGTFPGGSRFGFGFGNGMKQMRRTWKTWTTADFRTKKKKRKQCGSPDEPDSKATRTDCSDNSDSDNDEGTEGEAAEGTEGTEAVEKGSRAEGEDEEGKEEGKEEGKEDADKGSLSTQDESGQTKRKLQTGKKSQDKQKKRQRDRMVERIQFVCSLCKYRTFYEDEMASHLDSKFHKEHFKYVGTKLPKQTADFLQEYVANKTKKTEELRKTVEDLDGLIQQIYRDQDLTQEIAMEHFVKKVEAAHCAACDLFIPMQFGIIQKHLKTMDHNRNRRLMMEQSKKSSLMVARSILNNKLISKKLERYLKGENPFTDSPEEEKEQEEAEGGALDEGALVEAAGVAEDAPAQPPVPPEPVSGAATPPPPPPPEEEEEALPLLGGALQRQIRGIPGLDVEADDEEEGGGGAP from the exons GCTACGAGAACTATGGttatggctatggctatggccagGATAACACCACCAACTATGGGTATGGTATGGCCACTTCAAACTCTTGGGAAATGCCTAGCTCTGACACAAATGCAAACCCTAGTGCCATGGGTAGTGCCAGTGCCGATTCCGTTTTGTCCAGAATTAACCAGCGCTTAGATATGGTTCCGCACTTGGAGACAGATGTGATACAAGGAGGCGTGTACAGCTCAGGTGGAGAAAG ATATGATTCCTACGAGGCCTGTGACTCAAGGGCTGTCCTGAGCGAGCGTGATCTGTACCGGTCAGGCTATGACTACGGCGAGCTTGACCCTGAGATGGAAATGGCCTACGAGGGCCAGTACGATGCCTACCGCGACCAGTTCCGCATGCGTGGCGGCGACACCTTTGGCCCGAGGGCTCAGGGCTGGGCCCGGGACTCGCGGAGTGGCCGGCCAATGGCCTCGGGCTATGGGCGCATGTGGGAAGACCCCATGGGGGCCCGGGGCCAGTGCATGCCTGGTGCCTCCCGGctgccctccctcttctcccagaaTATCATCCCTGAGTACGGCATGTTCCAGGGCATGCGAGGAGGGGGCACCTTCCCAGGTGGCTCCCGCTTTGGCTTTGGGTTTGGCAATGGCATGAAGCAGATGAGGCGGACCTGGAAGACCTGGACCACAGCTGACTTCCGG accaagaaaaagaagagaaagcaatgTGGCAGTCCTGATGAGCCAGACAGCAAAGCCACCCGGACAGACTGTTCTGATAACAGTGATTCAGACAATG ACGAGGGCACCGAGGGGGAAGCTGCTGAGGGCACTGAAGGCACCGAAGCTGTGGAGAAGGGCTCCAGAGCA GAAGGAGAAGACgaagagggaaaagaggagggaaaggaagaaggcaaAGAGGATGCAGACAAGG GGTCCCTGAGCACCCAGGATGAGAGTGGCCAGACCAAGCGCAAGTTGCAGACAGGCAAGAAGAGTCAGGACAAGCAGAAAAAGCGGCAGCGAGACCGTATGGTGGAAAG GATCCAGTTTGTGTGTTCTCTCTGCAAATATCGGACCTTTTATGAGGATGAGATGGCCAGCCACCTTGACAGCAAGTTTCACAAGGAACACTTTAAGTATGTAGGCACCAAGCTCCCCAAGCAGACAGCTGACTTTCTGCAG GAGTATGTTGCCAACAAGACCAAGAAGACAGAGGAGCTCCGAAAAACTGTGGAGGACCTTGATGGTCTGATCCAGCAGATCTACAGAGACCAAGATCTGACTCAAG AAATTGCCATGGAACATTTTGTGAAGAAGGTAGAGGCAGCCCACTGTGCAGCCTGTGACCTCTTCATTCCTATGCAGTTTGGGATCATTCAGAAGCACCTCAAGACCATGGATCACAACCGGAACCGCAGG CTCATGATGGAGCAGTCTAAGAAGTCCTCGCTCATGGTGGCTCGCAGCATCCTTAACAACAAGCTCATCAGCAAGAAGCTGGAACGCTATCTGAAG GGAGAGAACCCTTTCACCGACAGCCcggaggaggagaaggaacagGAGGAGGCCGAGGGCGGTGCCCTGGATGAGGGGGCGCTAGTCGAAGCAGCGGGAGTCGCAGAGGACGCGCCGGCTCAGCCCCCGGTGCCCCCGGAACCGGTCTCTGGGGCTGcgaccccgcccccacctccgccccctgaggaggaggaggaagccttGCCCCTGCTGGGCGGGGCGCTGCAGCGCCAAATCCGAGGCATCCCAGGCCTCGATGTAGAGGCTGACGACGAGGAGGAGGGCGGAGGGGGCGCTCCATGA
- the AKAP8L gene encoding A-kinase anchor protein 8-like isoform X4, with amino-acid sequence MSYTGFVQGSETTLQSTYSDTSAQPTCDYGYGTWNSGTNRGYENYGYGYGYGQDNTTNYGYGMATSNSWEMPSSDTNANPSAMGSASADSVLSRINQRLDMVPHLETDVIQGGVYSSGGERYDSYEACDSRAVLSERDLYRSGYDYGELDPEMEMAYEGQYDAYRDQFRMRGGDTFGPRAQGWARDSRSGRPMASGYGRMWEDPMGARGQCMPGASRLPSLFSQNIIPEYGMFQGMRGGGTFPGGSRFGFGFGNGMKQMRRTWKTWTTADFRTKKKKRKQCGSPDEPDSKATRTDCSDNSDSDNDEGTEGEAAEGTEGTEAVEKGSRAEGEDEEGKEEGKEEGKEDADKGSLSTQDESGQTKRKLQTGKKSQDKQKKRQRDRMVERIQFVCSLCKYRTFYEDEMASHLDSKFHKEHFKYVGTKLPKQTADFLQEYVANKTKKTEELRKTVEDLDGLIQQIYRDQDLTQGRVSENSLRPTWNWQGEKLPWNIL; translated from the exons GCTACGAGAACTATGGttatggctatggctatggccagGATAACACCACCAACTATGGGTATGGTATGGCCACTTCAAACTCTTGGGAAATGCCTAGCTCTGACACAAATGCAAACCCTAGTGCCATGGGTAGTGCCAGTGCCGATTCCGTTTTGTCCAGAATTAACCAGCGCTTAGATATGGTTCCGCACTTGGAGACAGATGTGATACAAGGAGGCGTGTACAGCTCAGGTGGAGAAAG ATATGATTCCTACGAGGCCTGTGACTCAAGGGCTGTCCTGAGCGAGCGTGATCTGTACCGGTCAGGCTATGACTACGGCGAGCTTGACCCTGAGATGGAAATGGCCTACGAGGGCCAGTACGATGCCTACCGCGACCAGTTCCGCATGCGTGGCGGCGACACCTTTGGCCCGAGGGCTCAGGGCTGGGCCCGGGACTCGCGGAGTGGCCGGCCAATGGCCTCGGGCTATGGGCGCATGTGGGAAGACCCCATGGGGGCCCGGGGCCAGTGCATGCCTGGTGCCTCCCGGctgccctccctcttctcccagaaTATCATCCCTGAGTACGGCATGTTCCAGGGCATGCGAGGAGGGGGCACCTTCCCAGGTGGCTCCCGCTTTGGCTTTGGGTTTGGCAATGGCATGAAGCAGATGAGGCGGACCTGGAAGACCTGGACCACAGCTGACTTCCGG accaagaaaaagaagagaaagcaatgTGGCAGTCCTGATGAGCCAGACAGCAAAGCCACCCGGACAGACTGTTCTGATAACAGTGATTCAGACAATG ACGAGGGCACCGAGGGGGAAGCTGCTGAGGGCACTGAAGGCACCGAAGCTGTGGAGAAGGGCTCCAGAGCA GAAGGAGAAGACgaagagggaaaagaggagggaaaggaagaaggcaaAGAGGATGCAGACAAGG GGTCCCTGAGCACCCAGGATGAGAGTGGCCAGACCAAGCGCAAGTTGCAGACAGGCAAGAAGAGTCAGGACAAGCAGAAAAAGCGGCAGCGAGACCGTATGGTGGAAAG GATCCAGTTTGTGTGTTCTCTCTGCAAATATCGGACCTTTTATGAGGATGAGATGGCCAGCCACCTTGACAGCAAGTTTCACAAGGAACACTTTAAGTATGTAGGCACCAAGCTCCCCAAGCAGACAGCTGACTTTCTGCAG GAGTATGTTGCCAACAAGACCAAGAAGACAGAGGAGCTCCGAAAAACTGTGGAGGACCTTGATGGTCTGATCCAGCAGATCTACAGAGACCAAGATCTGACTCAAG GGAGGGTCAGTGAGAACAGCCTCAGGCCCACGTGGAATTGGCAGGGCGAG AAATTGCCATGGAACATTTTGTGA
- the AKAP8L gene encoding A-kinase anchor protein 8-like isoform X3: MSYTGFVQGSETTLQSTYSDTSAQPTCDYGYGTWNSGTNRGYENYGYGYGYGQDNTTNYGYGMATSNSWEMPSSDTNANPSAMGSASADSVLSRINQRLDMVPHLETDVIQGGVYSSGGERYDSYEACDSRAVLSERDLYRSGYDYGELDPEMEMAYEGQYDAYRDQFRMRGGDTFGPRAQGWARDSRSGRPMASGYGRMWEDPMGARGQCMPGASRLPSLFSQNIIPEYGMFQGMRGGGTFPGGSRFGFGFGNGMKQMRRTWKTWTTADFRTKKKKRKQCGSPDEPDSKATRTDCSDNSDSDNDEGTEGEAAEGTEGTEAVEKGSRAEGEDEEGKEEGKEEGKEDADKGSLSTQDESGQTKRKLQTGKKSQDKQKKRQRDRMVERIQFVCSLCKYRTFYEDEMASHLDSKFHKEHFKYVGTKLPKQTADFLQEYVANKTKKTEELRKTVEDLDGLIQQIYRDQDLTQEIAMEHFVKKVEAAHCAACDLFIPMQFGIIQKHLKTMDHNRNRRDADGRNHSPYVYLLLH, translated from the exons GCTACGAGAACTATGGttatggctatggctatggccagGATAACACCACCAACTATGGGTATGGTATGGCCACTTCAAACTCTTGGGAAATGCCTAGCTCTGACACAAATGCAAACCCTAGTGCCATGGGTAGTGCCAGTGCCGATTCCGTTTTGTCCAGAATTAACCAGCGCTTAGATATGGTTCCGCACTTGGAGACAGATGTGATACAAGGAGGCGTGTACAGCTCAGGTGGAGAAAG ATATGATTCCTACGAGGCCTGTGACTCAAGGGCTGTCCTGAGCGAGCGTGATCTGTACCGGTCAGGCTATGACTACGGCGAGCTTGACCCTGAGATGGAAATGGCCTACGAGGGCCAGTACGATGCCTACCGCGACCAGTTCCGCATGCGTGGCGGCGACACCTTTGGCCCGAGGGCTCAGGGCTGGGCCCGGGACTCGCGGAGTGGCCGGCCAATGGCCTCGGGCTATGGGCGCATGTGGGAAGACCCCATGGGGGCCCGGGGCCAGTGCATGCCTGGTGCCTCCCGGctgccctccctcttctcccagaaTATCATCCCTGAGTACGGCATGTTCCAGGGCATGCGAGGAGGGGGCACCTTCCCAGGTGGCTCCCGCTTTGGCTTTGGGTTTGGCAATGGCATGAAGCAGATGAGGCGGACCTGGAAGACCTGGACCACAGCTGACTTCCGG accaagaaaaagaagagaaagcaatgTGGCAGTCCTGATGAGCCAGACAGCAAAGCCACCCGGACAGACTGTTCTGATAACAGTGATTCAGACAATG ACGAGGGCACCGAGGGGGAAGCTGCTGAGGGCACTGAAGGCACCGAAGCTGTGGAGAAGGGCTCCAGAGCA GAAGGAGAAGACgaagagggaaaagaggagggaaaggaagaaggcaaAGAGGATGCAGACAAGG GGTCCCTGAGCACCCAGGATGAGAGTGGCCAGACCAAGCGCAAGTTGCAGACAGGCAAGAAGAGTCAGGACAAGCAGAAAAAGCGGCAGCGAGACCGTATGGTGGAAAG GATCCAGTTTGTGTGTTCTCTCTGCAAATATCGGACCTTTTATGAGGATGAGATGGCCAGCCACCTTGACAGCAAGTTTCACAAGGAACACTTTAAGTATGTAGGCACCAAGCTCCCCAAGCAGACAGCTGACTTTCTGCAG GAGTATGTTGCCAACAAGACCAAGAAGACAGAGGAGCTCCGAAAAACTGTGGAGGACCTTGATGGTCTGATCCAGCAGATCTACAGAGACCAAGATCTGACTCAAG AAATTGCCATGGAACATTTTGTGAAGAAGGTAGAGGCAGCCCACTGTGCAGCCTGTGACCTCTTCATTCCTATGCAGTTTGGGATCATTCAGAAGCACCTCAAGACCATGGATCACAACCGGAACCGCAGG gacgCTGATGGGAGAAACCACAGTCCATACGTCTACCTTTTGTTACACTAG